In one Lolium rigidum isolate FL_2022 chromosome 3, APGP_CSIRO_Lrig_0.1, whole genome shotgun sequence genomic region, the following are encoded:
- the LOC124698445 gene encoding putative F-box/FBD/LRR-repeat protein At1g78840, giving the protein MDNVVASESKKRRCDEPELQEPPAIRDGAGSGDDVNLELISRLPDEILGSIISLLPIKDAARTTLLSSRWRHLWRSAPLNLSVDLNLSVQERKFIPIVSNILATHLGPARRLSLDNICLRHDLYSKFDSWFRSPVLDGLEEFEFYGTIMPPRPLPPSALRFAPTLRFASIGGCDFPEINAAPALLLPRLKHLKLWNVTISEAAIHHLLAGCTMLESLQLEELHGFSSVRIVSPTLRSIGVSVSYRISETDIVFEELIIEDAPCLERLVPFGAEGGPRRIRVIAAPELMVFGYLSSGISRIVLGSIIVKEMVPISLIASMRKVKILVLQSIGPNLDSIVGLLRCFPCMEKLYIQSCPYKDIENVRQYDTLDPMECLELHLKVIVLNTYQGKRPDVNFAKFFVLNAKVLKVMKFGVCVSFNKKWMANERRRLQLDRKASRDARFHFERDSGLCELYYNKHIHDMWMADPFDSSLCKCCRPV; this is encoded by the exons ATGGACAATGTAGTGGCATCAGAATCCAAGAAGCGGAGGTGTGACGAGCCCGAATTGCAAGAACCTCCAGCGATCAGGGATGGTGCTGGCAGCGGAGATGATGTAAATCTCGAACTCATCAGCCGCCTCCCCGATGAGATCCTCGGCAGCATTATCTCCCTCCTTCCCATCAAGGACGCCGCACGGACAACCCTTCTCTCCTCACGGTGGCGCCACCTTTGGCGCTCCGCCCCGCTCAACCTCTCCGTAGACCTCAACCTTTCCGTACAAGAACGCAAGTTCATCCCCATCGTCTCCAACATCCTTGCCACACACCTTGGCCCAGCTCGCCGCCTCTCTCTTGACAACATCTGCCTCCGCCATGACCTGTACTCCAAGTTCGACAGCTGGTTCCGATCCCCCGTGCTTGATGGCCTCGAGGAGTTTGAGTTCTATGGGACCATCATGCCACCGCGCCCGCTGCCCCCGTCTGCTCTTCGCTTCGCGCCTACCCTGCGCTTCGCCAGCATCGGCGGCTGTGATTTCCCCGAGATTAATGCTGCCCCTGCGCTTCTTCTCCCTCGGCTGAAGCACCTCAAGCTCTGGAATGTTACCATCTCGGAGGCAGCCATCCACCATCTGTTGGCTGGCTGTACTATGCTCGAGAGCCTTCAGCTTGAGGAGCTCCATGGGTTCAGCAGCGTCCGGATCGTCTCACCGACTCTTCGGAGTATTGGTGTCTCTGTTTCTTATCGGATTTCTGAAACAGATATTGTGTTCGAGGAGCTTATCATTGAGGATGCACCTTGCCTTGAGAGATTGGTTCCATTTGGAGCAGAGGGTGGCCCGAGAAGAATCAGGGTCATCGCGGCGCCGGAATTGATGGTGTTTGGATACCTGTCCAGCGGAATTTCCAGAATTGTGCTTGGAAGCATAATTGTTAAG GAAATGGTCCCCATCAGCTTGATTGCGTCCATGCGCAAAGTGAAAATCTTGGTTCTACAATCCATTGGTCCCAATCTGGACTCGATTGTTGGACTCCTTAGATGCTTTCCCTGCATGGAGAAGCTATACATCCAG TCATGTCCTTACAAAGATATTGAGAATGTGCGGCAATATGACACACTTGATCCTATGGAATGCCTTGAACTCCATCTCAAAGTAATAGTATTAAACACCTATCAAGGCAAGAGACCAGATGTTAACTTCGCCAAGTTCTTTGTTTTGAATGCAAAGGTGCTCAAGGTAATGAAATTTGGCGTCTGTGTTAGTTTCAACAAGAAATGGATGGCTAATGAACGCAGGCGGCTACAACTGGATAGGAAAGCTTCTAGAGATGCTAGATTTCATTTTGAACGTGATAGTGGATTGTGCGAACTTTACTataacaagcacatccatgataTGTGGATGGCTGATCCTTTTGATAGCTCGCTGTGTAAGTGCTGCCGACCTGTTTGA